GTCGATTAAATATCGACCTGCATGAATGGCGTAACGAGATGGGAGCTGTCTCGAAGAGGGATCCAGTGAAATTGTAGTGGAGGTGAAAATTCCTCCTACCCGCGGCAAGACGGAAAGACCCCGTGGACCTTTACTACAGCTTGACACTGCTATTGGGATAAAAATGTGCAGGATAGGTGGGAGGCTTTGATCCATAGACGCCAGTTTATGGTGAGCCATTGTTGAGATACCACTCTTTTTTATTCTGATAGCTAACTAGCTTGAGTTATCCTCAAGTAGGACAATGTCTGGTGGGTAGTTTGACTGGGGCGGTCGCCTCCCAAAATGTAACGGAGGCTTACAAAGGTTGGCTCAGAACGGTTGGAAATCGTTCGTAGAGTATAAAGGCATAAGCCAGCTTAACTGCGAGACATACACGTCAAGCAGAGACGAAAGTCGGTCTTAGTGATCCGGTGGTTCTGTGTGGAAGGGCCATCGCTCAAAGGATAAAAGGTACCCCGGGGATAACAGGCTGATCTCCCCCAAGAGCTCACATCGACGGGGAGGTTTGGCACCTCGATGTCGGCTCATCGCATCCTGGGGCTGGAGCAGGTCCCAAGGGTATGGCTGTTCGCCATTTAAAGCGGTACGCGAGCTGGGTTCAGAACGTCGTGAGACAGTTCGGTCCCTATCTGCCGTGGGCGCAAGAAGATTGAGGAGAGTTGACCCTAGTACGAGAGGACCGGGTCGAACCAACCACTGGTGTACGAGTTGTTCTGCCAAGAGCACCGCTCGGTAGCTATGTTGGGATGTGATAACTGCTGAAAGCATCTAAGCAGGAAGCCAACTCCAAGATGAATCTTCTTTTAAGAGCTCATATAGACTATGTGTTTGATAGGCTGGGTGTGTAATGGATGAAAGTCCTTTAGCTGACCAGTACTAATAGCTCGTCTGCTTATCTTTTTATAAGCATCACTTCCTTGTTAAGGATAAAAACTTAATAAGATATGTTTTTGCAAAACTTTGTTTATGACTTTTAACTTTATCAAGTAGTGTTAAATAAGAGATTTATCTAATATATCTTTTATTTAACACTGCCCGTGACTATACAGACGAGGAAACGCCTTGCTCCATCTCGAACCAAGAAGCTAAGCTCGTCCTGGCTGATGATACTCTCCCTTACTGGGATGTTGGAAAAGTAGGTCGTTGCGGGCTTTGTTAATTTTAATCTTCTTTATCTAAGCAATCTTCTTTTAATATTATTTCTTAATTTATAACAAAATATCAAATCTTACATTTATTTATTTTTTAAATAATCAGACTTTTTATCTCTATGTTTATAAATATCTTTTAGTTTATGCTTTTATACAAGTGTTGACTAAAAACACCAAATATGATAGACTCCAAACCCAAATTTACCCAAAAAGGACAAAAATGAAAAAGATTATATTCTCACTATTAGCAGCAGCTTCTACATTACTAGCAGCCATAAATTTAAACACCGCCACAAAAGAAGAGTTAATGAGTTTAGATGGTATAGGATCTTCAAAGGCAGATGCAATAATAGAGTATAGAAAAGCAAATAAATTTAACTCAATAGAAGATATAAAAAATGTAAATGGTATAGGCGATAAGACATTTGAAAATTTAAAATCAGATATATCAGTATCAGGCACTACAAAAATAGACGACACAAAATCTAAAATAAAATCTAAAAAAGATGAGATAAAAGAAAAGGTAAGCAAAAAGAGTGATGAAGTAAAAGAGAAAAAAGATAGTGCTAAAGATGATAGTATAAAAGAGATAAAAGATAAGAAAGAAAGCCTAAAAGATAAAGCAGAGAAAAAGAGTAAAGCTAAAAAAGAGAAGAGCAAAGAGTAATAAATCTAGAAATTTATAAAAATTCTTACATAAAGTATATAAAAATAGTTAGGAGCGCATAGCGTTCCTAATAAATAAAATAGATTGGTTTTTTATATATCAGCCTACTTTTTAAATTCTATAACTTAGTTTGCCTGTTTTTTAAATTTTATAAATTAATAAGTTCATCTAATAGATCTTGTAAAGTAATACTCCTTAAACTATCCTCTAAAGCTTCTTGTGCTTTTAAAAAGTGACCAGTTAAGAGTCCCTCGATCTTGCTACCAAGCGGGCAGGCTTTGGGCGAGTCAGAGTGGATCTTAAAAAGTTTTTCTTTATCATTTACTGCGTTAAAAATTTGAAGGAGGGTTATATCTTTTGGCTCTTTCGCAAGACTCACACCACCAACTCCAGCTACGACATTCACGAGTCCTGCAGCCTTTAGAGTGCCAAGCAGACGCCTAACTATGACAGGATTTGTGTTTATACTACCTGCTATAAATTCGCTCGTGACTTTCTCGCCTTTGAAAAAACAAGCTGCTAAAACTACATGGATCGCGGTTGAAAACTTGATCCCTACTTGCATAACTGTCCTTGAAATTTTTTCTGATTATACTTTAAATTTTTACTAAAAGCAGTTTATTTTCAGTTTAGATTTGACAAGCCGACTTTTTGTGCCAGCTATGTCAAATCTATAATTTTTATGCTCGCTCGCCAACTGCTGTGAAGCGTTTTTGTATAATTTTTTTGTTTTTTAGCTCGTCTATGATCGCAAGCGCAAGGTCTGCATAGCTTATATAGCTCTCATTTTTTGAGTTTAAGATGAGATTATCTCCACCAAGCACGTATTTACCAGTACGAGCACCATTTGGGTCATAGTCGCCTGCTGGGCTTACGTATGTCCAAAGCAAATTGCTCCTATCTTTTAGCTCAAAATAAGACTCCGCGGTCGCCTTTGCCACGCCCATATATGCAGCCGGGAAGTCTGGCGTATCCATGACCATAGTGCCGTTGTCATCAACAAATAACGTGCCAGCGCCGCCAACTACGATGAGTCTTGTGCTAGTGCCTTCTAGTAAATTTACTAGGTGAGCGGCCACTTTTTTGTGAAGCGGGAAAGTCTCTTCGCTCCATGCTGCAAATGCGCTGATAACCGCGTCAAAGCCAGCTAGATCGGCCTTTGTAAGCTCGAAAATATCTTTATAAACAACCTTAACGATTTCGTTTTTATACTCTTTGTTTCTAACGATCGCTGTGACATCGTAACCTTGTTTTAGCGCTTCTTTTACTAAATTTGCACCGCTTTTGCCGTTTGCACCTATGATTGCTATTTTTATTATTTCTTCTTTAAATTTGATTTGTTTGATCGCACAGTCGATAGACATTTTAAATTTACACTCGCACTTTGTGCCTAGCCTCGCTAAATTTACAGCCAGCTTGGCTTTACGTCATCAACTATCACGCCGTCACTCATGGTGTATTGCTCTAGGCTACCGCGTTTTGTCTGGATACAGATCATTTTGATGCCGTTTTTGCCAGCTCTAAAGCACCTTTTGCCCTCTGGATCTATGCGCACCGCGTCTCCTTTGCTTACTTTTAGCACCTCACCGTCGATGAAAAGCTCACCCTCACCATCTAGAATGATGTAAAGTTCCTCGTTTTGCTTATGTGCATGGACAAATGGCACGCTCACATTTGCCGGAAGCTCGTTTATAGATACCTCACAGCCAGTTAAATTTAAAGCCTCTTTTAGCTCGACTCTTGGCTCGTTTGCGATCTTTGCAACTTGATAATTTTTCATTTTGTTCTCCTTGTCTTTGTGTTGTAATATTTTTATTTACAACTGATGAGCGAAGTATAATATTTTTTTGTTGTAATGTCAAGAGTTACAACAAAATTTTTATCATTTTTAAAATTCAATCTTTAAGCGGCACTAAAGCAGATACAGGGCATATTTATACAGTTTTTAGCTTGCTTAGCCTCTAGTCAGGTGGCGCCAGAGCTAGCTAGGGACACTTAAATTTAATAGTAAAAGGTGGTCATTTTAGATGCAAGAGACTTACTCTCACCACTCTCACGCCGAGCATGGCGGTATGCACATTCACACGAGCAATAAAACTGTTTTAAGAAATTCATTTTTTCTAATTTTCACATTCATGGTGGTCGAGGCGGTCTTTGGCTTCGTTTCAAACTCGCTTGCGCTTATTAGCGACGCATTTCACATGCTCTCAGACGCTGCGGCTCTCTTTTTGTCGCTGGTTGCTTTTAAGATCGCAGAAAAAAGGGCAAATTTACAAAAGACCTTTGGCTACAAAAGGGTCGAGATCATCGCTGCTTTTATAAACGCCATAGCTCTTGTCACACTTGCTATTTTTGTCATAGTTGAGGCGATTGTGAGATTTTTTAATGAGCCACAGATCGAGTCAAAAACGATGCTTTTTGTTAGTATTTTGGGGCTTGTGGTAAATTTAGTCGTAGCTATTTATATGCATAAAAGCGCTGATACAAAAGAAAATTTAAATATGAAAGGTGCTTATCTACACGTGCTTGGTGATACGCTTGGCTCAGTTGGCGCCATCGTTGCAGCGCTTCTTGTAATGAAATTTAACTTCACGCAGGCCGATAGCATCGCAAGTATCTTTGTCTCGCTACTCATCATAAAAAGCGGCGCTAGCTTGCTAAAAGATAGCTTTAATATCCTGATCGAAGCCGTGCCGCTTAAGCTTGATACGGATGAAATTTTAGGCGTTATAAAGGGTGTAGATGGCGTTAAAATCGTGCATGACCTGCATATCTGGGCGATAAATGCTGGCACGAATGCGCTCATAGCCCACGTGGTGGTGGATGATGCGCTAAGCGTGGCTGAAATTTCAAAGATGATAAAGCGCATAGAACACGAGCTTTCTCACGCAGGCATCGGTCACGTCACGCTTCAGTTTGAGAGCGAGAGCCTTGGGCACAAAGCTGGTCTCATCTGTGAGCTAAATGACGATGAAGGACATGAGCACTTTGGACATTGTCATTAAAATTTTTAAGAATAGAGCCAAGCTCTAGTGGTGGGCTTATGAAAAAATATATTTATTGGCATTTAAATCAACTTTAGGCAAAATAAAGCCCAAAATTTAGTAAAAAGTAAAACTTATATGAAAAACATCAGAAATTTTAGCATCATCGCTCATATAGACCACGGCAAAAGTACGCTTGCTGACCGCCTTATTCAGGAGTGTGGCGCCGTCAGTGACCGTGAGATGAGCAGCCAGATTATGGATACGATGGATATCGAAAAAGAGCGTGGCATCACGATAAAAGCCCAGTCTGTGCGCCTAAACTACGCACTAAATGGCGAAAATTTTGTTCTAAATTTGATAGACACCCCAGGACACGTCGACTTTAGCTACGAGGTGAGCCGCTCGCTAGCTAGCTGCGAGGGTGCGCTGCTAGTAGTGGACGCTAGTCAAGGTGTGGAGGCACAAACCATCGCAAACGTCTATATCGCGCTAGAAAACAACTTAGAGATTATCCCAGTGATAAATAAGATTGACCTACCTGCGGCTGATCCTGCTAGAGTAAAAGACGAGATCGAGCATATCATCGGACTTGACTGCTCGGGAGCGATCGAAGTGAGCGCAAAAACAGGCGTTGGCATAAAAGAGCTGCTTGAAGCGATCATCACGAGAATTCCAGCGCCAAATGGTGATGTAAATAAGCCAACAAAGGCGCTCATTTATGATAGTTGGTTTGACAACTACCTTGGAGCACTTGCACTTGTGCGTGTTTATGATGGTGAAATTTCAAAAAATGATGAAATTTTGGTTATGGGCACAGGTAAAAAACACATCGTGCTTGACCTCATGTATCCAAATCCTATCGCGCCGATTAAGACCAAAACGCTTAGCGCTGGCGAAGTTGGTATCGTTGTTTTAGGACTTAAAAATGTTAGCGACGTGCAAGTTGGAGATACGATAACGCAGTCAAGAAATCCCCTAAAAGAGCCAGTTGGTGGCTTTGAGAGGGCTAAACCATTTGTTTTTGCAGGACTTTATCCGATAGAAACTGATAAATTTGAAGATCTGCGTGACGCGCTGG
The genomic region above belongs to Campylobacter concisus and contains:
- a CDS encoding helix-hairpin-helix domain-containing protein, which gives rise to MKKIIFSLLAAASTLLAAINLNTATKEELMSLDGIGSSKADAIIEYRKANKFNSIEDIKNVNGIGDKTFENLKSDISVSGTTKIDDTKSKIKSKKDEIKEKVSKKSDEVKEKKDSAKDDSIKEIKDKKESLKDKAEKKSKAKKEKSKE
- a CDS encoding Rrf2 family transcriptional regulator; translated protein: MQVGIKFSTAIHVVLAACFFKGEKVTSEFIAGSINTNPVIVRRLLGTLKAAGLVNVVAGVGGVSLAKEPKDITLLQIFNAVNDKEKLFKIHSDSPKACPLGSKIEGLLTGHFLKAQEALEDSLRSITLQDLLDELINL
- a CDS encoding NAD(P)-dependent oxidoreductase, with the translated sequence MKIAIIGANGKSGANLVKEALKQGYDVTAIVRNKEYKNEIVKVVYKDIFELTKADLAGFDAVISAFAAWSEETFPLHKKVAAHLVNLLEGTSTRLIVVGGAGTLFVDDNGTMVMDTPDFPAAYMGVAKATAESYFELKDRSNLLWTYVSPAGDYDPNGARTGKYVLGGDNLILNSKNESYISYADLALAIIDELKNKKIIQKRFTAVGERA
- a CDS encoding cupin domain-containing protein, with amino-acid sequence MKNYQVAKIANEPRVELKEALNLTGCEVSINELPANVSVPFVHAHKQNEELYIILDGEGELFIDGEVLKVSKGDAVRIDPEGKRCFRAGKNGIKMICIQTKRGSLEQYTMSDGVIVDDVKPSWL
- a CDS encoding cation diffusion facilitator family transporter, with protein sequence MQETYSHHSHAEHGGMHIHTSNKTVLRNSFFLIFTFMVVEAVFGFVSNSLALISDAFHMLSDAAALFLSLVAFKIAEKRANLQKTFGYKRVEIIAAFINAIALVTLAIFVIVEAIVRFFNEPQIESKTMLFVSILGLVVNLVVAIYMHKSADTKENLNMKGAYLHVLGDTLGSVGAIVAALLVMKFNFTQADSIASIFVSLLIIKSGASLLKDSFNILIEAVPLKLDTDEILGVIKGVDGVKIVHDLHIWAINAGTNALIAHVVVDDALSVAEISKMIKRIEHELSHAGIGHVTLQFESESLGHKAGLICELNDDEGHEHFGHCH
- the lepA gene encoding translation elongation factor 4; protein product: MKNIRNFSIIAHIDHGKSTLADRLIQECGAVSDREMSSQIMDTMDIEKERGITIKAQSVRLNYALNGENFVLNLIDTPGHVDFSYEVSRSLASCEGALLVVDASQGVEAQTIANVYIALENNLEIIPVINKIDLPAADPARVKDEIEHIIGLDCSGAIEVSAKTGVGIKELLEAIITRIPAPNGDVNKPTKALIYDSWFDNYLGALALVRVYDGEISKNDEILVMGTGKKHIVLDLMYPNPIAPIKTKTLSAGEVGIVVLGLKNVSDVQVGDTITQSRNPLKEPVGGFERAKPFVFAGLYPIETDKFEDLRDALDKLKLNDSSISYEPETSVALGFGFRVGFLGLLHMEVVKERLEREFDLDLIATAPTVTYEVIQTDGLNLKIQNPSQLPPVNKIDSILEPYVKATIITPSEFLGNIITLLNNRRGIQTKMDYITTDRVLLEYDIPMNEIVMDFYDKLKSSTKGYASFDYEPSDYRVGDLVKLDVKVAGETVDALSIIVPESKAQTKGRDFVKAMKEIVPRQLFEVAIQASIGNKIIARETVKSMGKNVTAKCYGGDITRKRKLLEKQKEGKKRMKAIGKVNLPQEAFLSVLKID